From one Colletotrichum destructivum chromosome 3, complete sequence genomic stretch:
- a CDS encoding Putative large ribosomal subunit protein bL25/Gln-tRNA synthetase, producing the protein MKAEELQTLPTALAGDFKSIEPHLRALDKHLTLRTFVEGYSLGDTETKIWQTLKLNKVAMGFIRKGTLANLTRWFTFIETTHPEIQAETNAADAERKAKVAAASKKGANYSLSLQNAEAGVVTRFLPEPSGYLHIGHAKAALLSDYFAHEAYNGKLRLRLDDTNPAKESEEFQDAIVEDLKMMGITPDALSYTSDYFDYLYETCVRLIKEGHAYADDTEQETMRNERTEGIASKCRDRSVEENLRIFEEMKNGTPEGLSNCIRAKISVDNVNKALRDPVIYRCNIENKHHRTGDKWKIYPMYDLACPVVDSHEGVTHALRSTEYTDRNPLYQWFIDTLKLRQVYMHDFSRINLVRTFLSKRKLAKIVEKGTVWGWDDPRMPTIRGVRRRGMTIPALREFIIKQGPSRNVVNMDWASFWNINKKVIDPVAPRHTAILEKDAVKVKVIGADAPAAPRTEDKPKHPKNPDVGTKKVVFSSELILDQADVKSFKKDEEFTLMGWGNAFAREIGATDPITDLTVELHLQGDFKTTDKKVTWLSTAGTKLVKAELWDFDYLINKDKLEEDDVLEQVLNPNTSTMETAWCDAGVGELKKDDIIQLERRGFFRVDKGLDEGDVVVLFNIPTGKAK; encoded by the exons AAGATCTGGCAGACTCTCAAGCTGAACAAGGTTGCTATGGGCTTCATCCGCAAGGGAACTCTGGCCAACCTCACCCGTTG GTTCACCTTCATCGAGACCACCCACCCTGAGATCCAGGCCGAGACGaacgccgccgatgccgagcgcAAGGCCAAGGTTGCCGCTGCCAGCAAGAAGGGCGCCAATTACTCGCTATCTCTCCAgaacgccgaggccggcgtcgtcaccCGTTTCCTCCCCGAGCCCTC AGGATACCTTCACATCGGCCACGCCAAGGCGGCGCTCCTGAGCGACTACTTTGCCCACGAGGCCTACAACGGCAAGCTCCGCCTCCGTCTCGATGACACCAACCCCGCCAAGGAGAGCGAGGAGTTCcaggacgccatcgtcgaggaccttAAGATGATGGGCATCACCCCCGACGCGCTCTCCTACACCTCGGACTACTTCGACTACCTCTACGAGACCTGCGTCCGTCTCATCAAGGAGGGCCACGCCTACGCCGACGACACGGAGCAGGAGACGATGCGCAACGAGCGCACCGAGGGCATCGCATCCAAGTGCAGAGACCGCAGCGTCGAGGAGAATCTGCGCATCTTCGAAGAGATGAAGAACGGCACCCCCGAGGGCCTGAGCAACTGCATCCGCGCCAAGATCTCAGTCGACAACGTCAACAAGGCCCTGCGAGACCCCGTCATCTACCGCTGCAACATCGAGAACAAGCACCACCGCACCGGCGACAAGTGGAAGATCTACCCCATGTACGACCTCGCCTgccccgtcgtcgactcCCACGAGGGTGTCACTCACGCCCTCCGTTCCACCGAGTACACCGACCGCAACCCCCTCTACCAGTGGTTCATCGACACCCTGAAGCTGCGCCAGGTCTACATGCATGACTTCAGCCGCATCAACCTCGTCCGCACCTTCCTCTCCAAGAGAAAACTCGCCAAGATCGTCGAGAAGGGCACCGTCTGGGGCTGGGACGACCCGCGCATGCCCACCATCCGTGGTGTGCGCAGACGCGGCATGACCATCCCTGCCCTCCGCGAGTTCATCATCAAGCAGGGGCCCAGCCGCAACGTCGTCAACATGGACTGGGCGTCGTTCTGGAACATCAACAAGAAGGTCATCGACCCTGTTGCGCCGCGTCACACTGCCAtcctcgagaaggacgcTGTCAAGGTCAAAgtcatcggcgccgacgccccCGCGGCCCCGCGCACCGAGGACAAGCCCAAGCACCCCAAGAACCCCGACGTCGGCACCAAGAAGGTTGTCTTCTCGAGCGAGCTCATCCTCGACCAGGCCGATGTCAAGAGCttcaagaaggacgaggagttCACCCTCATGGGCTGGGGCAACGCCTTCGCGCGCGAGATCGGCGCGACGGACCCTATCACCGATCTCACGGTCGAGCTCCACCTCCAGGGCGACTTCAAGACGACGGACAAGAAGGTCACCTGGCTCTCTACGGCTGGCACCaagctcgtcaaggccgagctCTGGGACTTTGACTacctcatcaacaaggacaagctcgaggaggacgacgtgctcGAGCAGGTCCTCAACCCCAACACCTCGACCATGGAGACGGCGTGGtgcgacgccggcgtcggtgagCTTAAGAAGGACGACATCATCCAGCTCGAGAGAAGGGGCTTCTTCCGCGTCGACAAGGgtctcgacgagggcgacgtcgttgTTCTGTTCAACATCCCCACCGGCAAGGCCAAATAA
- a CDS encoding Putative D-isomer specific 2-hydroxyacid dehydrogenase, catalytic domain-containing protein has protein sequence MAEPHNTPYPPATPQSQTPRSSSPDQTHSPIVLRPNPDITTPASAATPAATTYTNGTHTKPKVLHIGDPIKYNPDTYAAFSAQCDIIRPTTPERQRPAFAAALRDGKWGDFCAVFRPFWGTGGEMGKWDAELVPLLPASCRVFASAGAGFDWADTRLLGERGIVYCNSGLAAAEAVADFAVALVLSTFRHLPWCMSAAADPVAFQDCHARATAASHTLRGHVLGLIGMGNIGQQIAQRLGVGFGMRVHYFDIVRKDAAVETQFGATFHETLESLLEASDCVVLCTPAGGRVITAESLAWFKPGARFVNIARGSLVDEDALADALESGRVGTVALDVHDDEPRPHPRLLKLAGTKAMLTCHNAGGTVETHKGFEELSMRNIMAVLGGGKPITPVNLHYLKE, from the exons ATGGCGGAACCACACAACACTCCGTATCCGCCCGCAACGCCCCAGTCGCAAACCCCtcgctcctcctcgccggacCAAACCCACTCCCCCATTGTCCTCCGGCCTAACCCGGATATCACAACCCCAGCCTCGGCTGCAACGCCCGCAGCAACGACATACACAAACGGCACGCACACAAAGCCCAAGGTGCTCCACATTGGCGACCCGATCAAATACAACCCGGACACCTAcgccgccttctcggcgcAATGCGACATCATCCGCCCCACCACGCCCGAGCGCCAGCGCCCCGCCTTCGCTGCCGCGCTCCGGGACGGCAAGTGGGGCGACTTCTGCGCCGTCTTCCGGCCGTTCTGgggcaccggcggcgagatGGGCAAGTGGGATGCCGAGCTAGTCCCGCTGTTACCCGCGAGCTGCCGCGTCTTTGCGAGCGCCGGCGCTGGGTTCGACTGGGCCGATACCCGGCTTCTCGGTGAACGGG GCATAGTGTATTGCAACtccggccttgccgccgccgaggcggtggcggactTCGCCGttgccctcgtcctctccacCTTCCGCCATCTGCCGTGGTGCatgtccgccgccgccgaccccgtCGCCTTCCAGGACTGCCACGCccgcgccaccgccgcctcgcacACCCTGCGCGgccacgtcctcggcctcatcgGTATGGGCAACATCGGCCAGCAGATCGCCCAgcggctcggcgtcggcttcggcatgCGCGTGCACTACTTCGACATCGTGCgcaaggacgccgccgtcgagacgcAGTTTGGCGCGACGTTCCACGAGACCCTCGAGTCGCTGCTCGAGGCCTCGGACTGCGTCGTTCTGTGCACGCCCGCGGGCGGCAGGGTCATCACGGCCGAGTCCCTGGCGTGGTTCAAGCCCGGGGCGCGGTTCGTGAACATCGCGAGGGGCAGTctcgtggacgaggacgcgctGGCCGACGCGCTGGAGTCCGGTCGGGTCGGGACCGTTGCGCTGGACGtgcacgacgacgagccgAGGCCCCATCCGCGTCTGCTGAAGCTGGCCGGCACCAAGGCCATGCTGACCTGCCACAACGCCGGCGGCACGGTCGAGACGCACAAGGGTTTTGAGGAGCTGAGCATGCGGAACATCATGGCCGTGCTGGGCGGGGGCAAGCCCATTACGCCGGTGAACTTGCACTACCTGAAGGAATGA